A genomic segment from Zonotrichia albicollis isolate bZonAlb1 chromosome 19, bZonAlb1.hap1, whole genome shotgun sequence encodes:
- the NPTX1 gene encoding neuronal pentraxin-1, with protein MAAGPPGSRLLPLLLLLGPALGQGLGQTRFICTSVPLDGDVCAASALGTGSAEELKGTVLQLRETVLQQKETIMNQKETIRELTAKLGRCESQSVLEPPGEGKGRKGFSKNTMGDLSRPAAAETLSQLGQTLQSLKTRLENLEQFSRMNSSSQTNNLKDILQNKIDDLEKQVLSRVNSLEEGKLSPRNESEERGKIESTLTSLHQRISDLEKGQKDNRPPDRFQLTFHLRTNYMYAKVKKSLPEMYAFSICMWIKSSASPGMGTPFSYAVPGQANELVLIEWGNNPMEILINDKVAKLPFAINDGKWHHICVTWTTRDGVWEAYQDGTQTGNGENLAPYHPIKPQGVLVLGQEQDTLGGGFDATQAFVGELAHFNVWDRKLSPGEVYGLATCSSKALAGNVIAWTEANIDIYGGATKWTFEACRQLN; from the exons ATGGCCGCGGGGCCGCCCGGCAGCCGCCtcctgccgctgctgctgctgctggggccggCGCTCggccagggcctggggcagACGCGCTTCATCTGCACCTCGGTGCCGCTGGACGGGGACGTGTGCGCCGCCTCGGCGCTGGGCACCGGCTCGGCAGAGGAGCTGAAGGGCACCGTGCTGCAGCTGCGGGAGACGgtgctgcagcagaaggaaaccATCATGAACCAGAAGGAGACGATCCGCGAGCTCACGGCCAAGCTGGGCCGCTGCGAGAGCCAGAGCGTGCTGGAGCCGCCCGGCgagggaaagggcaggaagGGCTTTTCCAAGAACACCATGGGCGACCTGTCGCGGCCCGCCGCCGCCGAGACCCTCAGCCAGCTGGGGCAGACGCTGCAGTCGCTGAAAACCCGGCTGGAGAACCTGGAG CAGTTCAGCAGGATGAACTCCTCCAGCCAGACCAACAACCTGAAGGACATCCTGCAGAACAAGATCGATGACCTGGAGAAGCAGGTGCTGTCGCGGGtgaacagcctggaggagggcaAGCTCAGCCCCCGCAACGAGTCCGAGGAGCGCGGCAAGATCGAGAGCACCCTCACCTCGCTGCACCAGCGCATCAGCGACCTGGAGAAAG GCCAGAAGGACAACCGGCCCCCGGACAGGTTCCAGCTCACCTTCCACCTGCGCACCAACTACATGTACGCCAAGGTGAAGAAGAGCCTGCCCGAGATGTACGCCTTCAGCATCTGCATGTGGATCAAATCCAGCGCCTCCCCCGGCATGGGCACCCCCTTCTCCTACGCCGTGCCCGGGCAGGCCAACGAGCTGGTGCTCATCGAGTGGGGCAACAACCCCATGGAGATCCTCATCAACGACAAG GTGGCCAAGCTGCCCTTCGCCATCAACGACGGCAAGTGGCACCACATCTGCGTCACCTGGACCACGCGGGACGGCGTGTGGGAAGCGTACCAGGACGGCACGCAGACGGGCAACGGCGAGAACCTGGCCCCCTACCACCCCATCAAGCCGCAGGGCGTGCTGGTGCTGGGCCAGGAGCAG GACACGCTGGGCGGCGGCTTCGACGCCACGCAGGCGTTCGTGGGGGAGCTGGCCCACTTCAACGTGTGGGACCGCAAGCTGAGCCCGGGGGAGGTGTACGGCCTGGCCACCTGCAGCTCCAAGGCACTCGCGGGCAACGTCATCGCCTGGACCGAGGCCAACATCGACATCTACGGCGGGGCCACCAAGTGGACTTTCGAGGCCTGCCGCCAGCTCAACTAG